One genomic segment of Salinigranum rubrum includes these proteins:
- a CDS encoding 2-oxoacid:acceptor oxidoreductase subunit alpha: protein MTDDELIWRIAGGSGDGIASTSQNFAKALMRSGLHVFTHRHYPSRIRGGHTYTEIRASADEVESRGDGYNFLLTLGDSFARNPSENAYYGDEEQKPLYENLDELREGGVMVIDSGLVDTEVVEDFDERVEENDWHVYEFDLRSLAREHGREVMRNTAGVGVTCALAGIERSWIKELMEEAMPEKILEPNLEILDEAYEMAMDVEHTHDVQVPEGEHDEEQVLLSGSDAIAYGAIDEGCRFIAGYPMTPWTEVFTIMSQNLPELGGISEQVEDEIAAAALALGASHAGVKAMSGSSGGGFALMSEPLGLAEMTETPVVFVEAMRAGPSTGMPTKPEQGDLEHVLYTSQGDSNRVVFAPSTVSEAYTQTRKAFELAYEYQIPAIVIYDQKLGGELVNVPASHFDEEPNADLGSTLTEAEIADAPHDASGKFNRFRYDGEKGVSPRSVPGQKGGRFLATGNEHMPAGHISEDPENRVFQMDRRMERVENIRADLDGMGTSHQTPHGVSDAEYGILTWGSNQGTVFEAVDRLNDDGYAVKALSVSDMMPYPTEEVQAFIESVDEVLVVEMNASAQFRGLTQKELGRYGEKLSSLLKYNGNPFEPAEIVEGFVTSIVENDTLPGTETKFVPAAGD from the coding sequence ATGACTGACGACGAACTCATCTGGCGAATCGCAGGGGGGTCCGGAGACGGAATCGCCTCGACGAGCCAGAACTTCGCGAAGGCGCTGATGCGCTCGGGGCTGCACGTATTCACACACCGCCACTACCCGTCGCGCATCCGTGGCGGTCACACGTACACGGAGATACGCGCCTCGGCCGACGAGGTCGAGTCGCGCGGCGACGGCTACAACTTCCTCCTGACGTTGGGGGACTCGTTCGCCCGCAACCCGTCGGAGAACGCGTACTACGGCGACGAGGAGCAGAAGCCGCTGTACGAGAACCTCGACGAACTCCGCGAGGGAGGGGTCATGGTCATCGACTCCGGCCTCGTCGACACCGAGGTCGTCGAGGACTTCGACGAGCGGGTCGAGGAGAACGACTGGCACGTCTACGAGTTCGACCTGCGCTCGCTCGCACGCGAGCACGGTCGTGAGGTCATGCGCAACACCGCCGGCGTCGGCGTGACGTGTGCGTTGGCCGGTATCGAACGCTCGTGGATCAAAGAGCTGATGGAGGAGGCGATGCCGGAGAAGATCCTCGAACCGAACCTCGAGATCCTCGACGAGGCCTACGAGATGGCGATGGACGTCGAGCACACCCACGACGTCCAGGTTCCGGAGGGCGAGCACGACGAGGAGCAGGTGCTGCTCTCGGGGTCGGACGCCATCGCCTACGGCGCCATCGACGAGGGCTGCCGCTTCATCGCGGGCTACCCGATGACGCCGTGGACCGAGGTGTTCACCATCATGTCGCAGAACCTGCCCGAACTCGGCGGCATCTCCGAGCAGGTCGAAGACGAAATCGCCGCGGCCGCGCTCGCGCTCGGTGCCTCCCACGCGGGCGTCAAGGCCATGTCCGGTTCCTCGGGCGGCGGGTTCGCCCTGATGTCCGAACCGCTCGGCCTCGCCGAGATGACGGAGACGCCGGTCGTCTTCGTCGAGGCGATGCGCGCCGGTCCCTCGACGGGGATGCCGACGAAACCCGAGCAGGGCGACCTCGAACACGTCCTCTACACGTCGCAGGGCGACTCCAACCGCGTGGTGTTCGCGCCGTCGACGGTGTCGGAGGCGTACACCCAAACGCGAAAAGCGTTCGAACTCGCCTACGAGTACCAGATCCCCGCCATCGTCATCTACGACCAGAAGCTCGGCGGCGAACTGGTGAACGTGCCCGCGAGTCACTTCGACGAGGAGCCCAACGCGGACCTCGGGTCGACGCTCACCGAGGCGGAGATCGCGGACGCGCCTCACGACGCGTCGGGCAAGTTCAACCGCTTCCGGTACGACGGCGAGAAGGGCGTCAGCCCGCGCTCCGTCCCCGGCCAGAAGGGCGGTCGCTTCCTCGCGACGGGGAACGAGCACATGCCCGCCGGCCACATCAGCGAGGACCCCGAGAACCGGGTCTTCCAGATGGACCGCCGGATGGAGCGCGTCGAGAACATCCGGGCGGACCTCGACGGGATGGGCACGAGTCACCAGACGCCCCACGGTGTCAGCGACGCCGAGTACGGCATCCTCACCTGGGGCTCGAACCAGGGAACCGTCTTCGAGGCGGTCGACCGCCTCAACGACGACGGCTACGCGGTGAAGGCCCTCTCGGTGTCGGACATGATGCCCTACCCGACCGAGGAGGTCCAGGCGTTCATCGAGAGCGTCGACGAGGTGCTCGTCGTCGAGATGAACGCCTCCGCGCAGTTCCGCGGCCTCACACAGAAGGAACTGGGCCGGTACGGCGAGAAGCTCTCGTCGCTCCTCAAGTACAACGGCAACCCGTTCGAACCCGCCGAGATCGTCGAGGGGTTCGTGACCAGTATCGTCGAGAACGACACACTTCCGGGGACCGAGACGAAGTTCGTCCCCGCCGCAGGTGATTAA
- the aroC gene encoding chorismate synthase, translating into MNGNRFGRLFQVTTYGESHGEAMGVTVSGCPAGLELSEEDIQRELDRRKPGQSMITTSRGEPDEVVINSGLQDGYTTGTPIGMVIQNKDARSGKYEPYVTAPRPSHGDFTYSAKFGTRNWGGGGRSSARETVNWVAAGAIAGKILDQHGIQVKAHVNQIGDIEAPPVSFEEMLEHTEENEVRCAHPPTAEKMRERIDQYQQEGDSIGGSIYFEARGVPRGLGAPRFDSFPARLGQAMFSIPATTSVEYGLGKEAREWTGKDRNEDWEFDAEGDPIPEGNKHGGLQGGITTGQPIYGEATWHAPTSIPKQQKTVDWETGEEKEIQVVGRHDPVLPPRAVPVVEAMLSLTILDFMLLGGRINPDRLDGTAGEYDTEYHPSSPDNE; encoded by the coding sequence ATGAACGGGAACCGATTCGGTCGTCTCTTTCAGGTGACGACCTACGGCGAGTCCCACGGGGAGGCGATGGGCGTCACCGTCTCGGGCTGCCCGGCGGGGCTGGAACTCTCCGAGGAGGACATCCAGCGCGAACTGGACAGACGAAAGCCGGGGCAGTCGATGATCACCACCTCGCGCGGCGAACCCGACGAGGTCGTCATCAACTCCGGACTCCAGGACGGTTACACGACCGGGACCCCTATCGGGATGGTCATCCAGAACAAGGACGCCCGCTCGGGCAAGTACGAACCCTACGTGACGGCACCGCGGCCGAGCCACGGCGACTTCACGTACTCCGCGAAATTCGGAACCAGAAACTGGGGCGGCGGCGGCCGCTCCTCGGCCAGGGAGACGGTCAACTGGGTCGCCGCGGGTGCCATCGCGGGGAAGATTCTCGACCAGCACGGCATCCAGGTGAAGGCGCACGTCAACCAGATCGGCGACATCGAAGCGCCTCCCGTCTCCTTCGAGGAGATGCTCGAACACACAGAAGAGAACGAGGTGCGGTGTGCGCATCCCCCCACGGCGGAGAAGATGCGCGAGCGCATCGACCAGTACCAACAGGAGGGCGACTCCATCGGCGGCTCAATCTACTTCGAGGCGCGCGGCGTTCCGAGAGGACTGGGAGCGCCGCGGTTCGACTCGTTCCCCGCGCGACTGGGGCAGGCGATGTTCTCCATCCCCGCGACGACGAGCGTCGAGTACGGTCTGGGGAAGGAGGCCCGCGAGTGGACGGGAAAGGACAGAAACGAGGACTGGGAGTTCGATGCGGAAGGTGACCCGATTCCGGAAGGAAACAAACACGGCGGCCTCCAGGGCGGCATCACGACGGGTCAGCCCATCTACGGCGAGGCGACGTGGCACGCGCCGACCTCCATCCCCAAGCAACAGAAGACGGTCGACTGGGAGACCGGCGAGGAGAAGGAGATTCAGGTCGTCGGCCGGCACGACCCGGTTCTGCCGCCGCGGGCCGTGCCTGTGGTCGAGGCGATGCTGTCGCTCACCATCCTCGACTTCATGCTTCTAGGTGGAAGAATCAACCCCGACCGCCTGGATGGAACGGCCGGCGAGTACGACACGGAGTATCACCCGTCGTCGCCCGACAACGAGTAA
- the lrpA1 gene encoding HTH-type transcriptional regulator LrpA1, producing the protein MDVTSTEGRILRALEEDAQASYADIAERAEVSKPTVRKYIKKLEEDGVIVGYSADVDPKKLSGQSIAMVGIDVASERYVEATRALKSLDAVESLYTSSGDHMLMAEVRAADGNALGDIIAEEILSIDGVTAAHPSFLQERLK; encoded by the coding sequence ATGGACGTTACTTCCACGGAGGGGCGGATACTTCGGGCGCTCGAAGAGGACGCGCAAGCGTCGTACGCCGACATCGCCGAGCGGGCGGAGGTCTCGAAGCCCACGGTGCGCAAGTACATCAAGAAGCTCGAAGAGGACGGCGTCATCGTGGGCTACTCCGCCGACGTCGACCCGAAGAAGCTCTCGGGCCAGTCGATCGCGATGGTGGGGATCGACGTCGCCTCCGAACGCTACGTCGAGGCGACGCGGGCGCTGAAGTCTCTCGACGCGGTCGAGTCGCTGTACACCTCGTCGGGCGACCACATGCTGATGGCGGAGGTCCGCGCCGCCGACGGCAACGCGCTCGGGGACATCATCGCCGAGGAGATCCTCTCCATCGACGGCGTCACCGCCGCACATCCCTCGTTCCTGCAGGAGCGGCTGAAGTAA
- a CDS encoding DUF6653 family protein, translating to MVSDQPSLPTRLRATFWERHANPWSAGTRFLTMPALLYAIYTRDRRLLLATLGFAVVNPVVFPKPETTDSWLSRIVLAEREWLGEGKGTMGLGYPNVLNLLNGPATLLALWTAWKQKTVATVLSCVVAMGLKVWWVDAIARRTEAGRTGRWPETLERESH from the coding sequence GTGGTCTCCGACCAGCCCTCCCTCCCGACGAGACTGAGAGCCACGTTCTGGGAACGCCACGCCAACCCCTGGAGCGCCGGCACGCGCTTCCTGACGATGCCCGCGCTCCTGTACGCGATATACACCCGCGACCGGCGACTCCTCCTCGCCACACTGGGTTTCGCCGTCGTCAACCCCGTCGTCTTCCCGAAGCCCGAGACGACGGACTCGTGGCTCTCCCGTATCGTCCTCGCCGAGCGCGAGTGGCTCGGGGAGGGGAAGGGAACGATGGGCCTCGGCTACCCGAACGTCCTCAATCTCCTCAACGGGCCGGCAACGCTCCTGGCGCTGTGGACCGCCTGGAAGCAGAAGACGGTCGCAACCGTCCTCTCCTGTGTCGTCGCGATGGGCCTCAAGGTGTGGTGGGTCGACGCCATCGCTCGCCGGACCGAGGCCGGGCGCACGGGACGGTGGCCGGAGACGCTGGAACGGGAGTCACATTGA
- the aroA gene encoding 3-phosphoshikimate 1-carboxyvinyltransferase: MDVSIAPSAVAGDARAPPSKSYTHRAILAAGYSEAATVADALVSADTRATMRSVEAFGGAVDRAGSTIEVRGFDGRPEIPNDVIDCANSGTTMRLVTGCASLGAGLTVLTGDDSLRSRPHGPLLDAIAQLDGRAESTRGNGQAPLVVGGNVQGGEVSIPGDVSSQFITALLMAGAVTESGIDIDLETELKSAPYVDITVEVLADFGVEVERTDAGFAVPGGQSYRAEGGTYHVPGDFSSMSYLLAAGAVAGDEGVTVHGARPSAQGDSAIVSILERMGADVEWNQAEGTIDVSRTALSGVEVDVGDTPDLLPTVATLGAIADGDTRIVNCEHVRYKETDRVSAMAEELGKMGASVTEEHDTLTIHGSETDLVGADVDGRHDHRIVMSLAVAGLVAEGRTTIKGGEHVDVSFPGFFDVLDGLGATVERS, translated from the coding sequence ATGGACGTCTCTATCGCGCCCTCGGCCGTCGCGGGCGACGCGCGCGCCCCACCGTCGAAGAGCTACACGCACCGGGCCATCCTCGCGGCGGGCTACAGCGAGGCGGCCACCGTCGCCGACGCGCTCGTCAGCGCGGACACGCGCGCGACGATGCGGTCCGTCGAGGCCTTCGGCGGGGCGGTCGACCGCGCGGGTTCGACCATCGAGGTACGGGGGTTCGACGGCCGGCCCGAGATACCGAACGACGTCATCGACTGCGCCAACTCGGGGACGACGATGCGCCTGGTCACGGGGTGTGCGTCCCTGGGAGCGGGTCTCACCGTACTGACGGGTGACGACTCCCTCCGCTCGCGACCACACGGTCCGCTCCTCGACGCTATCGCCCAGTTGGACGGCCGAGCGGAGAGCACGCGCGGCAACGGGCAGGCGCCGCTCGTCGTCGGCGGGAACGTCCAGGGGGGCGAGGTCTCCATCCCCGGCGACGTCTCCTCGCAGTTCATCACCGCCCTGTTGATGGCCGGCGCCGTCACCGAGTCGGGAATCGACATCGACCTCGAAACCGAACTCAAGTCCGCGCCGTACGTCGACATCACCGTCGAGGTGCTCGCGGACTTCGGGGTCGAAGTCGAGCGGACCGACGCGGGCTTCGCCGTCCCGGGCGGGCAGTCCTACCGGGCCGAGGGCGGGACGTACCACGTCCCGGGCGACTTCTCGTCGATGTCGTACCTCCTCGCCGCGGGCGCCGTCGCGGGCGACGAGGGCGTCACCGTCCACGGTGCGCGCCCGAGCGCACAGGGCGACTCGGCCATCGTCTCCATCCTCGAACGGATGGGCGCGGACGTCGAGTGGAATCAGGCGGAGGGAACCATCGACGTCTCTCGAACCGCGCTCTCGGGCGTCGAGGTGGACGTCGGCGACACGCCGGACCTCCTGCCCACCGTCGCCACGCTCGGCGCTATCGCCGACGGGGACACACGCATCGTCAACTGCGAGCACGTCCGCTACAAGGAGACCGACCGGGTGAGCGCGATGGCCGAGGAACTCGGCAAGATGGGTGCCTCGGTCACAGAGGAGCACGACACCCTCACTATCCACGGGTCGGAGACGGACCTCGTCGGTGCCGACGTGGACGGGAGACACGACCACCGCATCGTGATGTCGCTGGCCGTCGCCGGCCTCGTCGCGGAGGGACGGACGACGATAAAAGGCGGAGAGCACGTCGACGTCTCCTTCCCCGGGTTCTTCGACGTCCTCGATGGACTGGGCGCGACGGTCGAACGGTCGTAG
- a CDS encoding thiamine pyrophosphate-dependent enzyme, which translates to MSAFSAIGEETDKDQNEFTPGLEPQPTWCPGCGDFGVLKALKGAAAELGLSPDEMLLCTGIGCSGKLNSYFESYGFHTIHGRSLPIARAAKLANPGLTVVAAGGDGDGYGIGGNHFMHSARENHDMTYIVFNNEIFGLTKGQTSPTSPKGHKSKTQPHGSAKEPLRPLSLSLTSGASYIARTAAVNPNQAKEIIVEAIEHDGFSHIDFLTQCPTWNKDARQYVPYIDIQDSDDYDFDNTDRREASEMMAETEDALHEGTVLTGRYYVDSERPSYGQEKRTIGEMPEEPLAERYFDDDYEWERSYDMFLDKHR; encoded by the coding sequence ATGAGTGCATTCAGCGCAATCGGTGAGGAGACGGACAAAGACCAGAACGAGTTCACGCCCGGACTCGAACCCCAGCCCACGTGGTGTCCCGGTTGCGGCGACTTCGGCGTCCTGAAGGCGCTGAAGGGTGCGGCCGCGGAACTGGGGCTGAGCCCCGACGAGATGCTCCTCTGTACGGGCATCGGCTGCTCGGGGAAGCTCAACAGCTACTTCGAGAGCTACGGCTTCCACACCATCCACGGCCGCTCGCTGCCCATCGCCCGCGCCGCCAAACTCGCCAACCCCGGCCTGACCGTCGTCGCCGCGGGTGGCGACGGCGACGGCTACGGCATCGGCGGGAACCACTTCATGCACTCGGCCCGGGAGAACCACGACATGACGTACATCGTGTTCAACAACGAGATCTTCGGGCTGACGAAGGGGCAGACCTCGCCCACCTCGCCGAAGGGCCACAAGTCGAAGACCCAACCGCACGGTTCCGCGAAGGAGCCGCTTCGGCCGCTCTCGCTGTCGCTCACGTCGGGTGCGTCGTACATCGCCCGGACCGCCGCGGTGAACCCGAACCAGGCGAAGGAGATCATCGTCGAGGCCATCGAACACGACGGCTTCTCGCACATCGACTTCCTCACCCAGTGTCCGACCTGGAACAAGGACGCCCGGCAGTACGTCCCGTACATCGACATCCAGGACTCCGACGACTACGACTTCGACAACACCGACCGGCGTGAGGCGTCGGAGATGATGGCCGAGACCGAGGACGCCCTCCACGAGGGGACGGTCCTCACCGGCCGATACTACGTCGACTCCGAGCGCCCCTCCTACGGCCAGGAGAAGCGTACGATCGGCGAGATGCCCGAGGAACCCCTCGCGGAGCGCTACTTCGACGACGACTACGAGTGGGAGCGCTCCTACGACATGTTCCTCGACAAGCATCGCTGA
- a CDS encoding CBS domain-containing protein, which yields MGIGDIARRDVVTVDLEATLTDVAHVMRSERVGSVVVVDGKGTVAGLLTDRDLVVSGLAEGRRPDECLANDILSTNVFSVAPDTDVVDVVRRMREQGVRRVPVMRDGDLVGIVTLDDLLVHLVEELDCLVSVVRGEFPDRA from the coding sequence ATGGGTATCGGTGACATCGCACGTCGCGACGTCGTCACGGTCGACCTGGAGGCGACGCTCACCGACGTCGCGCACGTCATGCGGAGCGAACGGGTGGGGAGCGTGGTCGTCGTCGACGGCAAGGGGACCGTCGCCGGTCTGCTCACCGACCGTGACCTCGTCGTCTCGGGGCTCGCGGAGGGTCGCCGCCCCGACGAGTGTCTCGCCAACGACATCCTCTCGACGAACGTCTTCTCCGTGGCACCCGACACCGACGTCGTCGACGTCGTCCGGCGAATGCGCGAACAGGGCGTCCGACGCGTGCCAGTCATGCGCGACGGCGACCTCGTCGGCATCGTGACGCTCGACGACCTGCTCGTCCACCTCGTCGAGGAACTCGACTGTCTCGTGTCGGTGGTGCGCGGGGAGTTCCCCGACCGGGCGTGA
- the dinB gene encoding DNA polymerase IV: MSDSEAPFTGPPVEEADARVVLHVDMDCFYASCERRRHPDLAGEPVVVGMGFEPGESHGAVATASYEARAFGVDSAQPISQALGALPRVEEGGEGHYLPVDLEYYREVADEVKGVLHDCADVVREVSIDEAYLDVTERTSWARVDDTGDGETDRTLAEGYARYVKQRIDREVGVPASVGVAPNMSTAKVASDHDKPDGLVAVPPERVTAFLAPLPVEEIHGVGPVTARELREIGVETAGGLGEADPTVLRERFGERGVTLHRRARGDDDRAVEPTGRPKSLSRESAFTEATDDPERVREKVRALAGDVATRATDRGATYRTIGVKVVRPPFDVNTRERSLSGPVDDPDLVERVALDLLGEFAGEQVRKVGVRVSNLTFGAGEQVRLDGYEADAESEGDGEPRDESSRRRPRAGQVSLTEFDADEGG; encoded by the coding sequence ATGTCCGACTCGGAGGCTCCGTTCACCGGTCCCCCCGTCGAAGAGGCCGACGCCCGCGTCGTTCTCCACGTCGACATGGACTGTTTCTACGCCTCCTGCGAGCGCCGGCGACACCCAGACCTCGCCGGTGAACCGGTGGTCGTCGGGATGGGGTTCGAACCCGGTGAGAGCCACGGCGCGGTGGCGACGGCGAGTTACGAGGCACGCGCGTTCGGCGTCGACAGCGCCCAGCCCATCTCGCAGGCGCTCGGCGCGCTCCCCCGGGTCGAGGAGGGCGGCGAGGGCCACTACCTGCCGGTCGACCTCGAGTACTACCGGGAGGTGGCCGACGAGGTGAAAGGGGTGCTTCACGACTGCGCCGACGTCGTCCGGGAGGTGAGCATCGACGAGGCGTATCTGGACGTGACGGAGCGGACGTCGTGGGCGCGCGTCGACGACACGGGCGACGGCGAGACCGACCGGACGCTCGCCGAGGGATACGCGCGGTACGTCAAACAGCGAATCGACCGGGAAGTGGGCGTACCGGCGAGCGTCGGTGTCGCGCCGAACATGTCCACGGCGAAGGTCGCCTCCGACCACGACAAGCCCGACGGACTCGTCGCCGTCCCGCCCGAGCGCGTGACGGCGTTTCTCGCTCCACTGCCCGTCGAGGAAATCCACGGCGTCGGCCCGGTTACGGCGCGCGAGCTCCGCGAGATTGGTGTCGAGACGGCCGGCGGCCTCGGCGAGGCGGACCCGACGGTCCTCCGCGAGCGGTTCGGCGAGCGCGGCGTGACGCTGCACCGCCGCGCGCGCGGCGACGACGACAGGGCCGTCGAGCCGACGGGTCGCCCGAAGAGCCTCTCGCGGGAGTCGGCGTTCACCGAGGCCACCGACGACCCCGAGCGCGTCCGGGAGAAGGTCCGCGCGCTCGCGGGCGACGTCGCCACGCGGGCGACCGACCGGGGCGCGACCTACCGAACTATCGGCGTGAAGGTGGTCCGTCCGCCGTTCGACGTGAACACGCGCGAACGCTCGTTGTCGGGGCCGGTCGACGACCCGGACCTCGTCGAACGGGTCGCGCTCGACCTCCTCGGCGAGTTCGCGGGGGAGCAGGTTCGAAAGGTCGGCGTGCGCGTCTCGAACCTCACGTTCGGGGCCGGCGAGCAGGTCAGACTCGACGGGTACGAAGCGGACGCGGAGTCAGAGGGAGACGGTGAACCGCGCGACGAGTCGTCCCGACGGCGACCACGGGCCGGACAGGTGTCGCTCACGGAGTTCGACGCCGACGAGGGAGGATGA